In one Epinephelus lanceolatus isolate andai-2023 chromosome 19, ASM4190304v1, whole genome shotgun sequence genomic region, the following are encoded:
- the cabp1b gene encoding calcium-binding protein 1b isoform X2 has protein sequence MSSSLPKSESTTSLLRSSGLNRRSAHSSSAPRDHRSHRAHHHPTGAGGCDDAGWTEDCETSARRPLCQPRHADSRNVGDHRAQKSHSHRQASVPDDGYAQEDVRRRTSRHQKERSKSTRSKHSHHHHDSSRGELPPAAHHQGGAQQDRRTSPTSSYPKQTDDAAFFFEPRERVITGSSSSLSSDPPATSATVKPASSRTSKRLSATASEYDSSLHPIVKSVFGQDRELRPEEMDELREAFKEFDKDKDGFIGCKDLGNCMRTMGYMPTEMELIELSQQINMNLGGHVDFEDFVELMGPKLLAETADMIGVKELRDAFKEFDTNGDGQISTAELREAMKKLLGQQVGHRDLEDILRDIDLNGDGHVDFEEFVRMMSR, from the exons ATGAGCTCCTCTCTCCCCAAAAGCGAGTCCACTACTTCTTTGCTGAGATCCTCGGGGCTCAACCGCAGGTCTGCGCACTCCAGTAGCGCTCCGCGAGATCACCGGAGCCACCGCGCTCACCATCATCCCACCGGGGCCGGAGGCTGCGATGATGCAGGCTGGACAGAGGACTGCGAGACGAGCGCGCGGAGACCTCTCTGCCAGCCAAGACATGCAGACTCTCGAAATGTTGGTGATCACCGGGCGCAGAAGAGCCACTCTCACCGGCAGGCGAGCGTGCCGGATGACGGTTACGCTCAGGAGGATGTGAGGCGCCGGACGAGCCGGCATCAGAAAGAGCGCAGCAAGTCCACCAGGTCCAAACACTCTCATCATCACCACGACTCCTCTCGAGGCGAGCTGCCTCCTGCAGCGCATCACCAGGGCGGCGCCCAGCAGGACAGGAGGACCTCTCCAACTTCTTCTTATCCAAAGCAAACGGACGACGCGGCTTTCTTCTTCGAGCCCAGAGAGAGAGTCATCACCGGCTCGTCCTCCAGCCTCAGCTCTGACCCACCTGCGACAAGCGCAACTGTCAAGCCCGCATCCAGCCGCACATCGAAAAGACTGAGCGCAACCGCGTCAGAATATGACTCTAGCCTCCATCCCATAGTGAAGTCAGTCTTTGGGCAG GACCGAGAGCTGAGGCCCGAAGAAATGGATG AGTTGCGTGAGGCATTCAAGGAGTTCGATAAAGACAAAGATGGGTTCATCGGCTGTAAAGACTTGGGGAACTGCATGAGAACTATGGGCTACATGCCAACAGAGATGGAGCTGATAGAACTGAGCCAGCAGATCAACATGAATT TGGGAGGACATGTTGACTTTGAGGACTTTGTTGAACTTATGGGGCCCAAACTTCTGGCTGAAACGGCAGACATGATTGGAGTGAAAGAGCTGAGGGATGCATTCAAGGAG tTTGACACAAATGGTGACGGACAGATCAGCACAGCAGAACTTAGAGAAGCAATGAAAAAACTTTTAGGACAACAG GTCGGACACAGAGACCTGGAGGACATCCTACGAGACATCGACCTCAACGGAGACGGACATGTAGACTTTGAAG
- the cabp1b gene encoding calcium-binding protein 1b isoform X4 has translation MHNVLGPACIFLRKGFAESRQADRELRPEEMDELREAFKEFDKDKDGFIGCKDLGNCMRTMGYMPTEMELIELSQQINMNLGGHVDFEDFVELMGPKLLAETADMIGVKELRDAFKEFDTNGDGQISTAELREAMKKLLGQQVGHRDLEDILRDIDLNGDGHVDFEEFVRMMSR, from the exons ATGCACAATGTACTGGGGCCTGCGTGCATCTTTCTACGAAAGGGCTTCGCTGAGAGCCGGCAGGCT GACCGAGAGCTGAGGCCCGAAGAAATGGATG AGTTGCGTGAGGCATTCAAGGAGTTCGATAAAGACAAAGATGGGTTCATCGGCTGTAAAGACTTGGGGAACTGCATGAGAACTATGGGCTACATGCCAACAGAGATGGAGCTGATAGAACTGAGCCAGCAGATCAACATGAATT TGGGAGGACATGTTGACTTTGAGGACTTTGTTGAACTTATGGGGCCCAAACTTCTGGCTGAAACGGCAGACATGATTGGAGTGAAAGAGCTGAGGGATGCATTCAAGGAG tTTGACACAAATGGTGACGGACAGATCAGCACAGCAGAACTTAGAGAAGCAATGAAAAAACTTTTAGGACAACAG GTCGGACACAGAGACCTGGAGGACATCCTACGAGACATCGACCTCAACGGAGACGGACATGTAGACTTTGAAG
- the cabp1b gene encoding calcium-binding protein 1b isoform X3, giving the protein MGNSVKSLKIFTKKDQKKNYKAVQSCEEGGSGGAYLEPLVALAQNGANMHNVLGPACIFLRKGFAESRQADRELRPEEMDELREAFKEFDKDKDGFIGCKDLGNCMRTMGYMPTEMELIELSQQINMNLGGHVDFEDFVELMGPKLLAETADMIGVKELRDAFKEFDTNGDGQISTAELREAMKKLLGQQVGHRDLEDILRDIDLNGDGHVDFEEFVRMMSR; this is encoded by the exons ATGGGCAACTCTGTAAAGTCGCTTAAAATTTTCACCAAGAAG GACCAAAAGAAGAACTACAAAGCAGTGCAGTCCTGTGAGGAGGGGGGCTCTGGGGGGGCCTATCTTGAGCCGCTAGTGGCCCTGGCCCAGAACGGAGCCAACATGCACAATGTACTGGGGCCTGCGTGCATCTTTCTACGAAAGGGCTTCGCTGAGAGCCGGCAGGCT GACCGAGAGCTGAGGCCCGAAGAAATGGATG AGTTGCGTGAGGCATTCAAGGAGTTCGATAAAGACAAAGATGGGTTCATCGGCTGTAAAGACTTGGGGAACTGCATGAGAACTATGGGCTACATGCCAACAGAGATGGAGCTGATAGAACTGAGCCAGCAGATCAACATGAATT TGGGAGGACATGTTGACTTTGAGGACTTTGTTGAACTTATGGGGCCCAAACTTCTGGCTGAAACGGCAGACATGATTGGAGTGAAAGAGCTGAGGGATGCATTCAAGGAG tTTGACACAAATGGTGACGGACAGATCAGCACAGCAGAACTTAGAGAAGCAATGAAAAAACTTTTAGGACAACAG GTCGGACACAGAGACCTGGAGGACATCCTACGAGACATCGACCTCAACGGAGACGGACATGTAGACTTTGAAG
- the cabp1b gene encoding calcium-binding protein 1b isoform X5, translating into MYWGLRASFYERASLRAGRLYDRELRPEEMDELREAFKEFDKDKDGFIGCKDLGNCMRTMGYMPTEMELIELSQQINMNLGGHVDFEDFVELMGPKLLAETADMIGVKELRDAFKEFDTNGDGQISTAELREAMKKLLGQQVGHRDLEDILRDIDLNGDGHVDFEEFVRMMSR; encoded by the exons ATGTACTGGGGCCTGCGTGCATCTTTCTACGAAAGGGCTTCGCTGAGAGCCGGCAGGCTGTAC GACCGAGAGCTGAGGCCCGAAGAAATGGATG AGTTGCGTGAGGCATTCAAGGAGTTCGATAAAGACAAAGATGGGTTCATCGGCTGTAAAGACTTGGGGAACTGCATGAGAACTATGGGCTACATGCCAACAGAGATGGAGCTGATAGAACTGAGCCAGCAGATCAACATGAATT TGGGAGGACATGTTGACTTTGAGGACTTTGTTGAACTTATGGGGCCCAAACTTCTGGCTGAAACGGCAGACATGATTGGAGTGAAAGAGCTGAGGGATGCATTCAAGGAG tTTGACACAAATGGTGACGGACAGATCAGCACAGCAGAACTTAGAGAAGCAATGAAAAAACTTTTAGGACAACAG GTCGGACACAGAGACCTGGAGGACATCCTACGAGACATCGACCTCAACGGAGACGGACATGTAGACTTTGAAG
- the cabp1b gene encoding calcium-binding protein 1b isoform X1, whose product MSSSLPKSESTTSLLRSSGLNRRSAHSSSAPRDHRSHRAHHHPTGAGGCDDAGWTEDCETSARRPLCQPRHADSRNVGDHRAQKSHSHRQASVPDDGYAQEDVRRRTSRHQKERSKSTRSKHSHHHHDSSRGELPPAAHHQGGAQQDRRTSPTSSYPKQTDDAAFFFEPRERVITGSSSSLSSDPPATSATVKPASSRTSKRLSATASEYDSSLHPIVKSVFGQDQKKNYKAVQSCEEGGSGGAYLEPLVALAQNGANMHNVLGPACIFLRKGFAESRQADRELRPEEMDELREAFKEFDKDKDGFIGCKDLGNCMRTMGYMPTEMELIELSQQINMNLGGHVDFEDFVELMGPKLLAETADMIGVKELRDAFKEFDTNGDGQISTAELREAMKKLLGQQVGHRDLEDILRDIDLNGDGHVDFEEFVRMMSR is encoded by the exons ATGAGCTCCTCTCTCCCCAAAAGCGAGTCCACTACTTCTTTGCTGAGATCCTCGGGGCTCAACCGCAGGTCTGCGCACTCCAGTAGCGCTCCGCGAGATCACCGGAGCCACCGCGCTCACCATCATCCCACCGGGGCCGGAGGCTGCGATGATGCAGGCTGGACAGAGGACTGCGAGACGAGCGCGCGGAGACCTCTCTGCCAGCCAAGACATGCAGACTCTCGAAATGTTGGTGATCACCGGGCGCAGAAGAGCCACTCTCACCGGCAGGCGAGCGTGCCGGATGACGGTTACGCTCAGGAGGATGTGAGGCGCCGGACGAGCCGGCATCAGAAAGAGCGCAGCAAGTCCACCAGGTCCAAACACTCTCATCATCACCACGACTCCTCTCGAGGCGAGCTGCCTCCTGCAGCGCATCACCAGGGCGGCGCCCAGCAGGACAGGAGGACCTCTCCAACTTCTTCTTATCCAAAGCAAACGGACGACGCGGCTTTCTTCTTCGAGCCCAGAGAGAGAGTCATCACCGGCTCGTCCTCCAGCCTCAGCTCTGACCCACCTGCGACAAGCGCAACTGTCAAGCCCGCATCCAGCCGCACATCGAAAAGACTGAGCGCAACCGCGTCAGAATATGACTCTAGCCTCCATCCCATAGTGAAGTCAGTCTTTGGGCAG GACCAAAAGAAGAACTACAAAGCAGTGCAGTCCTGTGAGGAGGGGGGCTCTGGGGGGGCCTATCTTGAGCCGCTAGTGGCCCTGGCCCAGAACGGAGCCAACATGCACAATGTACTGGGGCCTGCGTGCATCTTTCTACGAAAGGGCTTCGCTGAGAGCCGGCAGGCT GACCGAGAGCTGAGGCCCGAAGAAATGGATG AGTTGCGTGAGGCATTCAAGGAGTTCGATAAAGACAAAGATGGGTTCATCGGCTGTAAAGACTTGGGGAACTGCATGAGAACTATGGGCTACATGCCAACAGAGATGGAGCTGATAGAACTGAGCCAGCAGATCAACATGAATT TGGGAGGACATGTTGACTTTGAGGACTTTGTTGAACTTATGGGGCCCAAACTTCTGGCTGAAACGGCAGACATGATTGGAGTGAAAGAGCTGAGGGATGCATTCAAGGAG tTTGACACAAATGGTGACGGACAGATCAGCACAGCAGAACTTAGAGAAGCAATGAAAAAACTTTTAGGACAACAG GTCGGACACAGAGACCTGGAGGACATCCTACGAGACATCGACCTCAACGGAGACGGACATGTAGACTTTGAAG